In Geobacter anodireducens, a genomic segment contains:
- a CDS encoding nucleotidyltransferase has protein sequence MPHSVEQHITAITDRIKDFVRFLDREEVTPVLAELREMFARELRATEGFASHERELHGRIHHESDYEQLRAIHDELNTLEMERFLAISSVAALHANCTEYRDILADRALVLAEGEMERNGRGRAPCRYALCSMGSDGREEQTLITDQDYLIVYGDGGGEAADEWFREFSELIVERLAQIGFKKCTGDIMPSNPTWRGSLSQWRRKLLAIVRYEYEDYAKNLMDLIVISDARHVAGDRSLAETLTSTIRALEKDYFQVLWGMAKAATEMKLALGFLKRLWTEGSGEHKGEFNLKLLAWAPLVMNVRILAINQGVPATNTVKRIEHLAREGSFSPPFAHGLVEAYEVLTRHRILLQIKVIKGIQKSSYYLNPYTLPAEEREAIRQALLRIEDLQRTIHTNFSIM, from the coding sequence ATGCCCCATAGCGTCGAACAGCACATAACCGCCATCACTGATCGGATCAAGGATTTCGTCCGGTTTCTGGACCGGGAGGAAGTGACGCCGGTGCTGGCGGAATTGCGGGAGATGTTCGCCCGCGAGCTGCGGGCGACGGAGGGGTTCGCCTCCCACGAGCGCGAACTCCACGGCCGGATTCATCACGAATCCGATTACGAACAGTTGCGTGCCATCCATGACGAACTGAACACGCTGGAAATGGAGCGGTTCCTCGCCATCAGCTCCGTGGCGGCTCTCCACGCTAACTGCACGGAATACCGGGACATCCTGGCCGACCGGGCCCTCGTCCTGGCCGAAGGCGAAATGGAGCGCAACGGCCGCGGCCGGGCGCCATGCCGCTATGCCCTCTGCAGCATGGGGAGCGACGGCCGCGAGGAGCAGACCCTCATCACGGATCAGGATTATCTGATTGTCTATGGGGACGGGGGCGGAGAGGCGGCCGATGAATGGTTCCGGGAGTTCTCGGAGCTGATCGTGGAGCGGCTGGCACAGATCGGGTTCAAGAAGTGCACCGGCGACATCATGCCGTCGAACCCCACCTGGCGCGGCTCGCTCTCCCAGTGGCGACGCAAGCTTCTGGCCATCGTCCGTTACGAATACGAGGACTACGCCAAGAACCTCATGGACCTGATCGTGATCTCCGACGCGCGGCACGTGGCCGGTGACCGGAGCCTGGCGGAAACGCTCACCTCAACCATCAGGGCGTTGGAAAAGGATTATTTCCAGGTATTGTGGGGCATGGCCAAGGCAGCCACGGAAATGAAACTGGCTCTGGGATTTCTCAAACGGCTCTGGACCGAGGGATCCGGGGAACACAAGGGGGAGTTCAACCTGAAGCTGCTGGCCTGGGCGCCGCTGGTGATGAACGTCCGCATCCTCGCCATCAACCAGGGGGTGCCGGCCACCAATACCGTGAAGCGGATCGAGCACCTGGCCCGGGAGGGGAGCTTCTCGCCCCCGTTCGCCCACGGGCTCGTGGAAGCCTACGAGGTGCTCACCCGCCACCGGATTCTTCTGCAGATCAAGGTGATCAAGGGAATTCAGAAGAGCTCCTACTACCTTAATCCCTATACCCTCCCCGCCGAAG
- a CDS encoding IclR family transcriptional regulator: MTREKSSYAVQTVEKALDILETLTDESRHATLPYLAEKLDLSRNKAFRLLATLESKGLVERDETSGVYRLGISSVELAQRLLNSTSLIRHAHPIMEKLARKHDEAVYIAVLKGDEVLFLDMVDCEQAIKTAPLVGRRFPFFSNAAGKAIRALESTDLLDRFLKKRGRNGGSFDPAVLQQELKAVRERGVAVDFDGLGEGIVSVAVAVRDYAGKVIGALTLLGPSFRMMASRMENEIIPSLREGAEILSMKFGYAKL, translated from the coding sequence ATGACGAGGGAGAAAAGCTCATACGCGGTACAGACCGTTGAAAAGGCCCTCGATATCCTCGAAACGCTCACGGACGAGAGCCGTCACGCCACCCTTCCCTATCTGGCCGAAAAGCTCGACCTGTCCCGCAACAAAGCGTTCCGGCTCCTGGCAACCCTGGAGAGCAAGGGGCTGGTTGAACGGGACGAGACGAGCGGTGTTTATCGCCTGGGCATCTCATCTGTCGAACTGGCCCAGAGGCTGCTGAACAGCACGAGCCTCATCCGCCACGCCCACCCGATCATGGAAAAATTGGCGCGCAAGCATGACGAGGCCGTCTATATCGCGGTCCTCAAGGGGGACGAGGTCCTTTTCCTGGACATGGTGGACTGCGAGCAGGCCATCAAGACCGCCCCCCTGGTGGGACGGCGTTTTCCCTTTTTCAGCAATGCCGCCGGCAAAGCCATCCGGGCACTGGAGTCGACCGACCTGCTGGACCGCTTCCTCAAGAAGCGGGGGCGGAACGGCGGTTCCTTCGACCCAGCGGTACTTCAGCAGGAGTTGAAGGCCGTGCGCGAGCGCGGCGTTGCCGTTGATTTCGACGGCCTGGGCGAGGGGATCGTGAGCGTTGCCGTGGCGGTACGCGACTATGCGGGCAAAGTCATCGGCGCTCTGACCCTGCTGGGACCCTCATTCCGCATGATGGCATCCCGCATGGAAAACGAGATTATCCCTTCGCTGCGCGAAGGGGCGGAAATACTCTCCATGAAGTTTGGCTACGCAAAGCTGTGA
- a CDS encoding cation acetate symporter, with product MKRLIAAFSLALSLGTFAWANEPAKAPAAPQEQTVAAPAQSAAAPAAPAAEKAAVPAAPAEQKHEVKANPMVTIPIFLIIIGATMAVVVWSAKQTKSAADFYTAGGGITGTQNGWAIAGDYMSAASFLGISGIISLYGYDGFMYSVGWLVAYITVLLIVAEPCRNAGKFTLGDILSFRTEPKSVRAAAAISTVAVSTFYLTAQMVGAGKLMQLLLGIPYKTAVIGVGILMVGYVVFGAALLSVLVGLKSGMNPFTFFNDIATSSNIIEHVQKVVLKDPVAVAGFDYGQRFLEPGLFLKNPLDQISLGMALVLGTAGMPHILMRFFTVPTAQAARKSVIIAMFIIGSFYILTTLLGFGAAIHVTPQSIMNVDKGGNMAAMMLAQQLGGDIHPFLGDLLLAFLCAVAFATILAVVSGLVLAASAAIAHDIYVNVIKGGHADQHEQVKAARITSFVVGACGIVIGIAAEKQNVAHLVALAFAVAASGNLPVVVLSLFWKKFNTAGVIAGLVTGTIVSIALVMVSPNMTYPKKVAEDAQKVVVKLEGKQASGAVLTEKEVADLGKARADYETNKDGTSFLGLDKPLFGLKNPGVVSIPLGFIVAIIAALAFPSRRSEEMFDELYVRQNTGIGIAKAVDH from the coding sequence ATGAAGAGACTCATTGCAGCGTTTTCCCTCGCCCTCTCGCTGGGCACATTCGCCTGGGCCAACGAGCCGGCCAAAGCACCGGCCGCACCCCAGGAGCAGACCGTTGCGGCCCCTGCCCAGTCAGCAGCGGCCCCGGCCGCGCCCGCTGCTGAAAAAGCCGCCGTGCCGGCAGCACCGGCCGAGCAGAAGCATGAAGTGAAGGCCAACCCGATGGTCACCATCCCCATCTTCCTGATCATCATCGGCGCCACCATGGCCGTTGTGGTCTGGTCGGCCAAGCAGACCAAGTCGGCCGCCGACTTCTACACCGCCGGCGGCGGCATCACCGGTACCCAGAACGGATGGGCCATTGCGGGCGACTACATGTCCGCCGCTTCGTTCCTGGGGATTTCCGGCATCATTTCCCTCTACGGCTATGACGGGTTCATGTACTCGGTGGGTTGGCTCGTGGCCTACATCACGGTGCTCCTGATCGTGGCCGAGCCCTGCCGCAACGCCGGCAAATTCACCCTGGGCGACATCCTCTCCTTCCGCACCGAGCCCAAGTCGGTTCGGGCTGCCGCGGCCATCTCCACCGTTGCCGTCTCCACCTTCTACCTGACCGCCCAGATGGTCGGCGCAGGCAAGCTCATGCAGCTCCTGCTCGGCATCCCCTACAAGACCGCAGTCATCGGCGTCGGCATCCTCATGGTCGGCTACGTCGTGTTCGGCGCTGCTCTGCTCTCCGTCCTGGTGGGCCTCAAGTCGGGCATGAACCCGTTCACGTTCTTCAACGACATCGCCACCAGCTCCAACATCATCGAGCACGTGCAAAAGGTCGTCCTCAAAGACCCCGTTGCCGTGGCAGGCTTCGATTACGGGCAGCGCTTCCTTGAGCCGGGCCTCTTCCTGAAGAACCCGCTCGACCAGATTTCCCTCGGCATGGCGCTGGTGCTCGGCACCGCCGGCATGCCCCACATCCTGATGCGCTTCTTCACCGTGCCCACGGCCCAGGCCGCCCGCAAGTCGGTCATCATCGCCATGTTCATCATCGGCTCCTTCTACATCCTGACCACGCTCCTCGGCTTCGGCGCCGCCATCCACGTGACCCCGCAATCCATCATGAATGTGGACAAAGGCGGAAACATGGCCGCCATGATGCTGGCCCAGCAACTGGGCGGCGACATCCACCCCTTCCTGGGCGACCTGCTCCTGGCGTTCCTGTGCGCCGTTGCCTTCGCCACCATCCTGGCCGTGGTGTCGGGTCTGGTTCTGGCCGCTTCCGCTGCCATCGCCCACGACATCTATGTGAACGTCATCAAGGGAGGCCATGCCGACCAGCATGAGCAGGTAAAGGCTGCCCGGATCACCTCCTTCGTGGTCGGTGCCTGCGGCATCGTCATCGGCATCGCGGCCGAGAAGCAGAACGTGGCCCACCTGGTGGCCCTGGCCTTCGCCGTTGCCGCCTCGGGCAACCTGCCGGTCGTGGTGCTCTCCCTGTTCTGGAAAAAGTTCAACACCGCCGGTGTCATAGCGGGACTGGTGACCGGCACCATCGTCTCCATCGCCCTGGTGATGGTCTCCCCCAACATGACCTATCCGAAGAAAGTGGCTGAAGATGCACAGAAAGTTGTGGTCAAGCTGGAGGGGAAACAGGCGAGCGGTGCGGTTCTTACCGAGAAGGAAGTGGCGGACCTAGGCAAGGCCAGGGCCGACTACGAGACGAACAAGGACGGCACATCGTTCCTCGGTCTCGACAAGCCCCTCTTCGGGCTCAAGAATCCGGGCGTGGTGTCCATCCCGCTGGGCTTCATCGTGGCGATCATCGCCGCCCTTGCCTTCCCGAGCCGCCGTTCCGAGGAAATGTTCGACGAACTGTACGTCCGCCAGAACACCGGCATCGGCATCGCCAAAGCGGTGGACCACTAA